In a genomic window of Fimbriiglobus ruber:
- a CDS encoding terminase small subunit — translation MASDHITPKQEKFCQKFIELGNASEAYRRAYDAENMSPEAIHEEAYRLTIHPDVALRIEGLQQLARKRHEVTADRVIAEYAKLAFLDIRKAFDEDGNLKPIHELDDDTAAAIAGLEVEVKRLAGSGSEDLESQAHGGALKRTYADLSTRIHKIKLADKKGALDSLARHLGMFTDKTELSGPNGTPLPSAVIAVTPEAVKAIVQQVRDEF, via the coding sequence ATGGCCTCCGATCACATCACACCAAAACAAGAAAAATTCTGCCAGAAGTTCATCGAACTCGGGAACGCGAGCGAAGCATACCGCCGGGCGTATGACGCCGAAAACATGAGCCCCGAGGCGATCCACGAGGAAGCCTACCGGCTCACCATCCACCCTGATGTCGCCCTGAGAATTGAAGGCCTTCAGCAGCTCGCCCGGAAACGACACGAAGTCACGGCCGACCGCGTAATCGCAGAATACGCCAAACTGGCATTCCTCGACATCCGCAAGGCGTTCGATGAAGACGGCAACTTGAAGCCGATACACGAACTCGATGACGACACGGCAGCGGCGATCGCCGGACTGGAAGTGGAAGTCAAACGGCTGGCGGGGAGTGGCTCGGAGGACCTGGAGTCTCAAGCCCACGGTGGTGCTTTGAAGCGGACGTATGCGGACCTCTCGACCCGCATCCACAAGATCAAACTCGCGGACAAAAAAGGTGCCCTCGATTCTCTTGCCCGGCACCTTGGCATGTTCACCGACAAGACCGAACTCTCCGGCCCGAACGGGACGCCGTTACCATCGGCAGTGATCGCCGTGACCCCCGAGGCCGTGAAAGCGATCGTCCAGCAAGTTCGTGACGAGTTCTGA
- the bet gene encoding phage recombination protein Bet, which produces MTDIAHRSYTASQLSLIRRTVAKDTNQDEFDLFIEICKQQGLDPFKKQIFAQVYNKDKADKRQIVIVTSIDGYRAKAQRCGDYRPAEEETRFETDSSLKDPQSNPMGLVRAVVRVFKFGPDKVWYPVVGEARWDEFAPLDDAEFDWVDTGETWPDTGKPKKKKVAKSEKKTLKEGNWKNMPHVMLGKCAEAQALRRGWPEALSGLYVQEEMDKVHLDMTATEAVEAYERDERLKRTATKETVPAIFEMTEGLQLVPLGRFADRVMEYVQSLDDVTSFDFWKGQNVRALQQYWAVASSDALQLKKDLEQHRAKLAERPLGTAA; this is translated from the coding sequence ATGACCGACATCGCCCACCGGAGTTACACCGCCTCTCAGTTGTCCTTGATCCGCCGGACGGTCGCCAAGGACACCAACCAGGATGAATTCGACCTGTTCATCGAGATCTGCAAACAGCAGGGATTGGACCCGTTCAAAAAGCAGATCTTCGCCCAGGTCTACAACAAGGATAAGGCGGACAAGCGGCAGATCGTGATCGTGACCAGCATCGACGGATACCGGGCGAAAGCCCAGCGGTGTGGGGATTACCGGCCGGCCGAGGAGGAAACCCGGTTCGAGACCGACTCTTCGCTGAAAGATCCGCAGAGCAATCCGATGGGGTTGGTTCGTGCGGTCGTGCGGGTGTTTAAGTTCGGCCCGGACAAGGTGTGGTATCCCGTGGTCGGGGAAGCCCGCTGGGACGAGTTCGCCCCCCTCGATGACGCCGAGTTCGACTGGGTGGACACGGGCGAGACGTGGCCGGATACCGGAAAGCCGAAGAAGAAGAAAGTGGCCAAGAGCGAGAAGAAAACGCTGAAAGAAGGCAACTGGAAGAACATGCCGCACGTCATGCTCGGCAAGTGTGCGGAGGCGCAAGCGTTGCGGAGGGGGTGGCCGGAAGCGCTCAGCGGCCTGTACGTCCAAGAGGAGATGGACAAGGTCCACCTGGACATGACCGCCACGGAGGCAGTCGAGGCGTACGAGCGGGACGAACGGCTCAAACGAACCGCCACGAAGGAGACGGTGCCGGCGATCTTCGAGATGACCGAGGGTCTCCAACTTGTGCCCCTGGGCCGGTTCGCCGATCGGGTCATGGAGTACGTACAGTCCCTCGACGACGTAACGTCTTTCGACTTCTGGAAGGGTCAGAACGTCCGGGCGCTCCAGCAATATTGGGCCGTGGCCTCGTCGGATGCGTTGCAGTTGAAGAAAGACTTGGAGCAGCACCGGGCGAAGCTGGCCGAGAGGCCGCTCGGGACGGCCGCATGA
- a CDS encoding siphovirus Gp157 family protein: MPQGEIDIRAKIRHLRELRYAVESEDFGGLSDGLTGADDFRPLCLELAEEAVEREALADAIEVRIKDLQVRKQRYLAGAEMLRTLILQCMDTRGEKAISSPELTLSVSTRGPDVVVTDEAAVPSRFFAPQPPKLDKKALKDAVLTDGEVIDGVTLGNGKISLTIRRK; the protein is encoded by the coding sequence ATGCCACAAGGAGAAATCGATATCCGGGCGAAGATCCGACATCTTCGTGAACTGCGTTACGCCGTTGAATCGGAAGATTTCGGTGGCCTGTCCGACGGGTTGACGGGGGCGGACGATTTCCGGCCCTTGTGCCTGGAATTGGCGGAAGAAGCGGTCGAGCGTGAGGCCCTGGCGGACGCCATTGAGGTGCGGATCAAGGACCTCCAGGTCCGGAAGCAACGCTACCTGGCCGGCGCCGAGATGCTGCGGACCCTCATCTTGCAATGCATGGACACCCGCGGCGAGAAAGCGATTTCCTCCCCCGAACTGACGCTGAGCGTGTCGACCCGGGGGCCGGACGTTGTCGTCACGGACGAAGCGGCGGTGCCCTCCCGGTTCTTTGCCCCGCAGCCCCCGAAATTAGACAAGAAGGCTCTCAAAGACGCAGTCTTGACCGACGGGGAGGTGATCGACGGGGTGACGCTCGGCAACGGGAAAATCAGCTTGACCATCCGGAGGAAATAA
- a CDS encoding zinc-finger-containing protein encodes MSLLCPYCGSGTKLVRGQAIYADRWPQLADKPFWACERYPTCDAYVGCHPGTETPLGRLANKELRGWKLRAHDSFDPLWKAKLAKRRREQGEYPKSRARGSGYKWLAGQLGIPVEQCHIGLFDADTCRRVVTLCEPYARRLHSRRAA; translated from the coding sequence ATGAGCTTGCTCTGTCCGTACTGCGGAAGCGGAACCAAGCTTGTCCGCGGTCAGGCGATCTATGCCGACCGGTGGCCGCAGCTCGCCGACAAGCCGTTTTGGGCCTGCGAACGCTACCCGACGTGCGACGCTTATGTGGGTTGCCACCCGGGGACCGAGACGCCACTGGGACGGTTGGCGAATAAAGAGCTTCGGGGCTGGAAACTCCGGGCTCACGACAGCTTTGATCCCCTCTGGAAAGCGAAGCTGGCGAAACGGCGCCGGGAACAGGGTGAATATCCGAAGAGTCGGGCACGAGGCAGCGGTTACAAGTGGCTGGCTGGTCAACTCGGCATCCCGGTCGAGCAGTGTCACATCGGACTGTTTGATGCGGACACCTGCCGACGGGTCGTCACCCTTTGTGAGCCCTACGCCCGTCGACTCCATTCGAGGAGAGCGGCATGA
- a CDS encoding DUF6362 family protein has translation MLDAVEVFEQIERATRTLKKLPRVGVKSRFCNWPEVIQNFMDAYGYTDPVPPKIVPTARQLTEMDQVIRWLAWLSSFGEEYPRIVWSRAAGASWRGIAGRVGLSPPTCKERFRIGVCAIMYAIEEKKVS, from the coding sequence ATGCTTGATGCCGTCGAAGTCTTCGAACAGATCGAGCGGGCCACCCGCACCCTCAAGAAGCTTCCCCGCGTCGGCGTCAAATCCCGCTTCTGTAACTGGCCCGAGGTGATCCAGAACTTCATGGACGCCTACGGGTACACCGATCCCGTCCCGCCGAAGATCGTTCCCACGGCCCGGCAACTCACGGAAATGGACCAGGTGATACGCTGGCTTGCATGGCTCTCCAGCTTCGGCGAGGAATATCCCCGAATCGTCTGGTCACGGGCCGCCGGGGCATCATGGCGGGGGATTGCGGGTCGAGTCGGGCTGTCTCCTCCTACCTGCAAGGAGCGATTCCGGATCGGGGTATGCGCCATCATGTACGCGATCGAAGAGAAAAAGGTTTCATAG
- the terL gene encoding phage terminase large subunit, whose protein sequence is MTSSEPRATEDEIRQAVIKAECEEDHLFFTRYFFKTRQNLKFIVNWHHHLIADALQRVLDGKCQNLIINVPPGSSKTEMAVINFIARGLALNPNARFLHITSGDDLALLNSQTARDIVQSDEYQENWPLQIADDAKAKKRWNVIVDGKKAGGVYAVSLGGQITGFRAGHMAPGFQGAIILDDLLKADEAYSPAAIKATNRRLLSTVKSRKANPATPVILIMQRVGENDPTGFIKGGNLPGNWEYVTIPALIDHDYVATLPEKLRPLVVDTPQDDKGRFSYWPYKEPLDDMLALEAGQGADADGNTVSRFVFSSQYQQAPRAIGGNIIKGLWFPRANPPKILFRKIYGDTAQKTAERNDYTVFECWGYGEDKKIHLLDLLRGKWEAPELKRQAIDFWNKHHAVTGLGVLRELVVEDKSSGTGLIQEIKRTERIPVRGMERNKDKLTRVMDAVGFIEAGFVVLPENAPFVSDFLVECEAFTADDSHAHDDQIDPMCDAIADMLAAKPKSFFDVT, encoded by the coding sequence GTGACGAGTTCTGAGCCGAGAGCTACAGAAGACGAGATCCGCCAGGCGGTCATCAAGGCCGAGTGCGAAGAAGACCACCTGTTCTTCACGCGGTACTTCTTCAAGACCCGACAGAACCTCAAGTTCATCGTCAATTGGCACCACCACCTGATCGCCGACGCCCTCCAGCGCGTCCTCGACGGGAAGTGCCAGAACTTAATTATTAACGTCCCGCCAGGGTCTTCGAAGACCGAGATGGCGGTGATCAATTTCATCGCCCGCGGCCTCGCGCTGAATCCCAACGCCCGGTTCCTTCACATCACCTCCGGCGACGATCTCGCCCTCCTGAACTCGCAGACGGCACGGGACATCGTCCAGAGCGACGAGTATCAGGAGAACTGGCCGCTTCAGATCGCGGACGATGCCAAAGCGAAAAAACGCTGGAACGTCATCGTTGACGGCAAGAAGGCCGGCGGCGTCTACGCCGTTTCACTTGGGGGCCAGATTACGGGTTTCCGCGCGGGGCACATGGCCCCCGGATTCCAGGGCGCGATCATTCTCGATGACTTGCTCAAAGCCGACGAGGCCTACAGCCCGGCCGCGATCAAGGCTACGAACCGCCGCCTACTCAGCACGGTCAAGTCCCGGAAGGCCAACCCCGCTACCCCGGTCATCCTGATCATGCAGCGGGTGGGGGAGAACGATCCCACCGGATTCATCAAGGGCGGCAATCTTCCGGGAAATTGGGAGTACGTCACGATCCCGGCCTTGATCGATCACGATTACGTAGCCACGCTGCCGGAAAAGCTCCGTCCCCTCGTGGTGGACACACCGCAAGACGACAAGGGCCGGTTCTCGTACTGGCCGTACAAGGAACCGCTGGACGACATGCTCGCGTTGGAAGCGGGCCAGGGTGCCGACGCGGACGGCAATACCGTCAGCCGGTTCGTCTTCTCCAGCCAGTACCAGCAGGCACCGCGGGCCATCGGCGGCAACATCATCAAGGGGTTATGGTTCCCCCGAGCGAACCCACCAAAGATTCTCTTTCGGAAGATTTACGGCGACACGGCCCAGAAGACGGCCGAGCGGAACGACTACACCGTGTTCGAATGCTGGGGGTACGGCGAGGATAAGAAGATCCACTTACTCGACCTCCTGCGGGGAAAGTGGGAAGCCCCGGAATTGAAGCGCCAGGCGATCGACTTCTGGAACAAGCACCACGCCGTCACCGGCCTTGGAGTCCTGCGGGAACTGGTGGTGGAAGACAAATCGAGCGGCACCGGTCTGATTCAGGAGATCAAGCGCACCGAGCGGATTCCCGTCCGCGGGATGGAGCGCAACAAAGACAAACTCACCCGGGTCATGGACGCCGTCGGGTTCATTGAGGCGGGATTCGTCGTGTTGCCGGAGAACGCCCCGTTTGTGAGCGATTTCCTGGTCGAATGCGAAGCGTTCACGGCCGACGACAGCCACGCCCATGACGACCAGATCGACCCGATGTGCGACGCCATCGCCGACATGCTGGCGGCGAAGCCGAAATCATTCTTTGACGTAACGTAG